The Arachis hypogaea cultivar Tifrunner chromosome 16, arahy.Tifrunner.gnm2.J5K5, whole genome shotgun sequence genome contains a region encoding:
- the LOC112754914 gene encoding nucleoside-triphosphatase has protein sequence MQVQIEKMDLKSLFTFLLLLMPSFCSSQSLTINNIFFTHRKILPKQKSNDNNNNNDVTSYAVIFDAGSSGSRVHVFHFDQNLNLLHIGNEIEFYKKIEPGLSAYADNPEEAAESLIPLLDEAQDIIPPQLQPKTPLRLGATAGLRLLEGDTAERILQAVRDMFRTRSNLNVQSDAVTVIDGTQEGSYMWVALNYLLGNLGNKYSRTVGVVDLGGASVQMAYAISKHAAQNAPLPPDGQDPYIKNVILKGTEYNLYVHSYLRYGSDAARAEILNITHNSANPCVLADFDGTYAYSGNEYRAYAPSSGSSFEKCRHIVRKVLKLDAPCPYNKDCTFGGIWSGGGGNGQKNLYVATSFFYMASQTGIVDPNKPNSKVIPADYKVAAKKACNTKYEDAASIYPLITIDRLPYVCMDLTYQYTLLVEGFGIEPWQEITVTQQIEYEDASVDASWPLGSAIEAISSLPKFERLMYFI, from the exons ATGCAAGTGCAAATTGAAAAGATGGATCTCAAAAGCCTCTTCACATTTTTACTCTTATTGATGCCATCATTCTGTTCCTCTCAATCCCTGACGATTAACAACATTTTCTTTACTCATCGTAAGATACTTCCAAAACAAAAATCCaatgataataataacaataacgatGTTACTTCTTATGCTGTCATCTTTGATGCTGGTAGCTCCGGATCTCGTGTTCATGTCTTCCATTTTGATCAGAATCTCAACCTTCTTCATATTGGCAACGAAATTGAGTTTTATAAGAAG ATCGAACCCGGTTTGAGTGCATATGCAGATAAtccagaagaagcagcagaatcTCTGATTCCACTCTTAGACGAAGCACAGGATATTATTCCACCGCAACTCCAACCCAAAACACCCCTTAGGCTTGGG GCAACTGCAGGTTTAAGGTTGTTGGAGGGTGATACTGCTGAAAGAATATTGCAAGCG GTTAGGGATATGTTCAGGACAAGAAGTAACCTGAACGTTCAATCTGATGCAGTAACTGTTATTGATGGAACCCAAGAAGGTTCTTATATGTGG GTGGCACTAAACTATCTACTGGGAAACTTGGGAAACAAGTATTCAAGGACGGTGGGAGTGGTTGATCTTGGAGGTGCATCAGTTCAAATGGCATATGCTATTTCAAAGCACGCAGCTCAAAATGCACCATTACCACCAGATGGACAGGACCCATACATTAAAAATGTCATTCTTAAAGGAACCGAATATAACCTCTATGTTCATAG tTACTTGCGCTATGGTAGTGATGCTGCTCGTGCTGAAATTTTGAACATCACTCATAATTCTGCTAATCCTTGCGTTTTAGCTGACTTTGATG GGACATATGCATACTCAGGAAATGAGTATAGGGCATATGCACCAAGTTCAGGGTCCAGCTTTGAAAAATGCAGGCATATAGTGCGTAAGGTCCTCAAATTGGACGCACCATGTCCATATAATAAAGATTGCACTTTTGGTGGAATATGGAGTGGTGGAGGTGGTAATGGACAAAAAAATCTCTATGTTGCTACGTCTTTCTTTTATATGGCATCACAG ACGGGTATAGTTGATCCGAACAAACCCAATTCGAAGGTTATTCCGGCGGATTACAAGGTTGCAGCTAAGAAAGCATGTAATACAAAATATGAGGATGCTGCATCTATTTATCCTCTTATTACCATTGACAGACTTCCTTATGTCTGCATGGATCTCACATACCAATATACATTGCTCGTTGAGGGATTCG GCATAGAACCATGGCAAGAGATTACAGTCACTCAGCAAATTGAATATGAAGATGCTTCCGTAGATGCAAGCTGGCCTCTAGGGAGTGCCATAGAAGCCATATCTTCATTACCTAAATTTGAGCGATTGATGTATTTTATTTAA